In Streptomyces liangshanensis, the DNA window CACCGGCACCAACTGGGTGTTCCGTGACGAGACGATGCACATGAACTTCGCGTTCGAGGTCGTCGACACCGTCCGCAAGGAGGAGCCCGACCTCTTCGACGACGCGCTCCAGCAGCAGGTCACGGACATGCTGAAGGAGGCCGTCGAGGCGGAGTTGCAGTTCGGCCGCGACCTGTGCGGCGACGGTCTGCCGGGCATGAACACGGAGTCGATGCGCGAGTACCTGGAGTGCGTCGCGGACCAGCGCCTCCAGCGCCTGGGCTTCCCTCCGGTGTACGGCTCGCAGAACCCGTTCTCCTTCATGGAGCTCCAGGGCGTCCAGGAGCTGACCAACTTCTTCGAGCGCCGCCCGTCGGCGTACCAGGTGGCGGTGGAGGGGTCGGTCGCGTTCGACGACGACTTCTAGGCGACCGCTGTACGAACGACCGGGGCGCGCCCCGCCTCCGCCGCGGCGGGGGCGGGGCGCGCTTCCGCGTCATCCGTCGAAGAGTCCGAAGAGGTGGACAAAGCCGTACACCCACACGGCCGAGACGACGAGGACGACCAGCAGGCACCCGCCCCCGAGGAGCAGCTTCCCCAGGAGGCCGAACGGCCGCGCGTCCCCGTGGGGGTCGTCCCTTCCCTCCGTCGGTACGGAGTCCCAGTCGACGGGCCGCCCGAACGCGGCCGAGCAGGCGGTCCGCACGGCGGCCAACTGCGCGACGGCGAAGGCGGAGGCCGCGAGCGCCTCGGGCCCCTGCCAGGCCAGCGCCCGCATGAGCCGCTCGGGGTCGGCGTACCGCGCCTCGAACGCGGCGGTCTCGCCGGCGTCCCTGTCCTCGTCCAGGTACGCCCACCGCCCGGCCTCGGCGCGGTCGCCGTAGAGCCGGTAGACGTCGGCGAGCCGGCGCCGGAGCGTCAGGTCGTACGGGTACGAGGAGACGAGGCCGCGCAACCGCTGCCGCGCCAGGGGTATCCGCCCGGCGACCAGATCCGCCTCGACCCGCGCCAGGGTGTCTGTGGGTGCCATGCCCCCATGGTCGGCGCCCCGCCGGAGGCACGCGACGCGTTTTCCCGGAGGGTAGGGGGCCCCACTCCACGTCCCAGCCCGCGGAACGCCGCGCGCACCGCGCCTCGGCGCGTCGGGGCCGAGCGGTCGATGCCCGCGAACTGCCGCCGTCAGGTGGCGTGGCGCCCTATAAGGTCCCCGGCATGGGTGTTGTGCTCGGCACGCGGTTGGTCGCTCTCGTGGGTGCCGTGGTGACCGTTGCCGCGGGGCTCGGGGTCAGGGGCTGGGCCGGGGGTGACTTCGCCAAGTACGCGGGCGACGCGTTGTACACCGTGCTGGTCCACGCGCTCGTCGTGTGTGTCGTCCCCCGGGTGCGGCCACGCGTCGCCGCCGTCGGGGCGTTCGCGTTCAGTTGCGGTGTCGAGCTGCTTCAGCTCACCCCGGTACCGGCCGGGCTCGCCGCGCGCAGCGGGCTGGCCCGGCTGGTGCTGGGGTCGACGTTCAACGCGCCTGACCTGCTGTGGTACGCGGTCGGGGCCGGCGCGGCAGCGGTCGTGCACTCGGCGCTCGCGCGCTCGGCGGCGCGGGTCCGTCGGCCCGTGCGGCCCCTGGATCCCCCCTCCGGACTGTCGCGTCGCGCAACTGGCGGTCGATCGACAGGTCCTTGAGGAGCCAGAGCAGGGGCGGGACGGCCAGGAGGGCGAACAGGAGCGTAAGGGCGAGAAACGCCAGGAAGGTGTCCATGTCCCCACTGTCGGCGATGCGGTCGACGAAAAGCAGTGGCAGGACTGTCAGCGAACCTCGAAT includes these proteins:
- a CDS encoding DUF2809 domain-containing protein, producing the protein MGVVLGTRLVALVGAVVTVAAGLGVRGWAGGDFAKYAGDALYTVLVHALVVCVVPRVRPRVAAVGAFAFSCGVELLQLTPVPAGLAARSGLARLVLGSTFNAPDLLWYAVGAGAAAVVHSALARSAARVRRPVRPLDPPSGLSRRATGGRSTGP
- a CDS encoding DUF6584 family protein — its product is MAPTDTLARVEADLVAGRIPLARQRLRGLVSSYPYDLTLRRRLADVYRLYGDRAEAGRWAYLDEDRDAGETAAFEARYADPERLMRALAWQGPEALAASAFAVAQLAAVRTACSAAFGRPVDWDSVPTEGRDDPHGDARPFGLLGKLLLGGGCLLVVLVVSAVWVYGFVHLFGLFDG